A window from Granulicella tundricola MP5ACTX9 encodes these proteins:
- a CDS encoding TetR/AcrR family transcriptional regulator translates to MDAVSGLLEEKPARDLTMDAVARRAGVGKPTLYKWWPSKAALIMAMFHERFNAIPEVPGATTAEEALRTRVKHLAIQCNGLFGKVVADLIAEGQGNPSILEELYESHIRPRRASAVAAIERGITSGEFVAETDAELLLDAIVAPLYLRLLLRHPAVTERYGNQLIDTALLGVRNPKWKGGRRRRDVV, encoded by the coding sequence ATGGACGCCGTATCTGGATTGCTGGAGGAGAAGCCCGCTCGTGACCTGACCATGGACGCTGTCGCGAGACGAGCAGGAGTTGGCAAGCCGACGCTGTATAAGTGGTGGCCCTCCAAGGCCGCCCTCATCATGGCCATGTTCCATGAACGGTTTAATGCCATACCGGAGGTGCCTGGCGCAACGACAGCAGAAGAGGCACTGAGAACAAGGGTCAAGCACCTGGCCATCCAATGTAATGGCCTGTTCGGGAAGGTGGTCGCCGACTTGATCGCTGAGGGGCAGGGCAATCCGTCGATCCTGGAGGAGCTCTACGAGAGCCACATTCGCCCGCGACGTGCTTCCGCAGTGGCTGCCATCGAGCGCGGAATTACATCGGGGGAGTTCGTAGCTGAGACAGACGCGGAACTTCTGCTCGATGCGATCGTCGCGCCGTTGTACCTTCGGCTTCTGCTCCGCCACCCGGCTGTGACGGAGAGATACGGGAATCAACTCATCGACACGGCGCTCCTCGGCGTCCGAAATCCCAAATGGAAGGGCGGACGACGAAGACGCGACGTCGTCTGA
- a CDS encoding DinB family protein, whose amino-acid sequence MFATRHFVIATVLLTAACMSLTVNAQAAAKPDPLSQSFDKVLSQFALQFLAVSKAMPSEKYDFTPATLRLAGADYKGVRTFAAEVKHVAEMNFVIYSVMSGLKPDMDMDSIRDLKSKDEIISALSRSFAYGHRALLTLNAGNSGEMPPDSHGMTKAGIAAYVMVHDADHYGQLSEYLRMNGIVPPQSRK is encoded by the coding sequence ATGTTCGCAACTCGCCATTTCGTGATCGCTACTGTGCTACTGACCGCTGCCTGCATGTCTCTAACCGTGAACGCGCAAGCGGCGGCAAAGCCCGACCCCTTGAGCCAGTCGTTCGATAAGGTGCTGTCGCAGTTTGCGCTTCAGTTCCTGGCAGTCTCGAAGGCGATGCCCAGTGAGAAGTATGACTTCACCCCGGCTACGCTGAGATTAGCGGGGGCTGACTACAAAGGGGTGCGGACCTTCGCTGCCGAGGTAAAACACGTGGCCGAGATGAACTTCGTTATCTACAGCGTCATGAGCGGACTCAAGCCGGATATGGACATGGATTCCATCAGAGACCTGAAGAGCAAGGACGAAATCATCTCTGCCCTCTCTCGCTCGTTCGCTTACGGACATAGAGCATTGCTCACTCTGAATGCCGGGAACTCCGGCGAAATGCCTCCAGACTCCCACGGAATGACAAAGGCCGGAATCGCTGCGTATGTGATGGTCCATGACGCAGATCATTATGGGCAGCTTTCAGAGTACTTGCGGATGAATGGAATCGTCCCGCCCCAGAGTCGGAAGTAA